In Pseudonocardia cypriaca, a single genomic region encodes these proteins:
- a CDS encoding SDR family NAD(P)-dependent oxidoreductase: MTDLTGRTALVTGASRGIGRAIAERLAADGALVAVHYGSNETAAKETVAAIEQAGGQAFAVRADLAETAELDALFAGLQEGLAGRPLDILVNNAAYIDYSATIEGATPETFDRLFAVNVRAPLFVIQRALPLMSDGGRIVNVSSGVTWFATPEVVYGMSKGALNVLSRSLAKTQGPRGITVNTVSPGITETDMNGWLTESADAARAVAGITALGRHGQPADIADAVAFFASDDGRWVTGQTLEVNGGLLLGPPA; this comes from the coding sequence ATGACCGACCTGACCGGACGCACCGCCCTCGTCACCGGCGCCTCCCGCGGCATCGGCCGCGCGATCGCCGAGCGGCTCGCCGCCGACGGCGCGCTCGTCGCCGTGCACTACGGCAGCAACGAGACGGCCGCCAAGGAGACCGTGGCGGCGATCGAGCAGGCCGGCGGGCAGGCCTTCGCCGTGCGCGCCGACCTCGCCGAGACCGCCGAGCTCGACGCCCTGTTCGCCGGCCTCCAGGAAGGCCTGGCCGGGCGCCCGCTGGACATCCTCGTCAACAACGCCGCCTACATCGACTACTCGGCGACCATCGAGGGCGCCACCCCGGAGACCTTCGACCGGCTGTTCGCGGTGAACGTCCGCGCCCCGCTCTTCGTCATCCAGCGGGCCCTGCCCCTGATGTCGGACGGCGGCCGGATCGTGAACGTCTCGTCGGGCGTCACGTGGTTCGCCACCCCCGAGGTCGTCTACGGCATGTCGAAGGGCGCTCTGAACGTGCTCAGCCGCTCGCTCGCGAAGACCCAGGGGCCGCGCGGGATCACCGTCAACACGGTCTCGCCGGGCATCACCGAGACCGACATGAACGGCTGGCTGACCGAGAGCGCCGACGCCGCCCGCGCGGTCGCGGGCATCACCGCACTGGGCCGGCACGGGCAGCCCGCCGACATCGCCGACGCGGTGGCGTTCTTCGCCTCCGACGACGGCCGGTGGGTGACCGGCCAGACCCTCGAGGTCAACGGCGGGCTGCTGCTCGGCCCGCCCGCCTAG
- a CDS encoding MFS transporter, producing MNTRSGPALAALFAAAFVMGSAELLVVGVIDLIAADLEISVSTAGAAVTAYALGIAAGGPVLTALTIRRGRRAVLVWALAGYVVATAAPLATSSAALFLTARFAAGSLHGLFIGVAFAIAGALVPPERTGRAIGIVLGGISVSTAIGVPLGTLVGQASGWRTGFVGVAVFGLAALLALLRVVPAVTATGGGRASVQARHAFAPPVLAVLGTGLLILGGQYAVLTYITPFLQERTGVSSAAVSVFLLAFGVATAVGVFAGGWAADRSATRTLVLGNAALVVALGLLHLVAAIPVLVAIVLVVWGVVGMGLVPSLQYRVLELAGPGRDLAATLPASALNAGIALGALAGGWTLDAYGAGGPLITGLVVTAVALPAAWATAALRPASTQQTEGVPA from the coding sequence ATGAACACCCGATCCGGTCCGGCGCTGGCGGCTCTGTTCGCGGCCGCGTTCGTGATGGGCAGCGCCGAGCTGCTCGTCGTCGGGGTGATCGACCTCATCGCCGCCGACCTGGAGATATCCGTGAGCACCGCAGGCGCGGCGGTGACCGCGTACGCGCTCGGAATCGCCGCGGGCGGGCCCGTGCTGACGGCGCTGACCATCCGCCGCGGCCGCCGCGCCGTGCTGGTGTGGGCGCTCGCCGGGTACGTGGTGGCCACGGCCGCACCGCTGGCCACGTCGAGCGCGGCGCTCTTCCTGACGGCCCGGTTCGCCGCCGGCTCGTTGCACGGGCTGTTCATCGGCGTCGCGTTCGCGATCGCAGGCGCGCTCGTCCCGCCGGAACGCACGGGGCGTGCCATCGGGATCGTGCTCGGCGGGATCTCGGTGTCCACGGCCATCGGCGTGCCGCTGGGCACGCTCGTGGGGCAGGCATCGGGCTGGCGGACCGGGTTCGTCGGGGTCGCCGTGTTCGGGCTGGCAGCCTTGCTCGCGCTGCTGCGCGTCGTGCCCGCCGTCACCGCGACGGGCGGCGGCCGGGCATCCGTGCAGGCCCGGCACGCGTTCGCGCCGCCTGTACTGGCCGTGCTCGGGACCGGCTTGCTGATCCTCGGCGGCCAGTACGCCGTGCTCACCTACATCACGCCGTTCCTGCAGGAACGCACCGGCGTCTCCAGCGCCGCGGTGAGCGTGTTCCTGCTCGCCTTCGGCGTCGCCACCGCGGTCGGGGTGTTCGCAGGCGGGTGGGCCGCCGATCGCAGCGCCACCCGCACCCTCGTGCTCGGCAACGCCGCGTTGGTGGTCGCGCTCGGGCTCCTGCACCTCGTCGCCGCGATCCCGGTGCTCGTCGCGATCGTGCTGGTGGTCTGGGGCGTCGTCGGGATGGGGCTCGTGCCATCGCTGCAATACCGCGTGCTCGAGCTCGCAGGCCCGGGTCGCGACCTCGCCGCCACCCTCCCCGCATCGGCCCTCAACGCCGGCATCGCGCTCGGCGCGCTCGCGGGCGGCTGGACGCTCGACGCCTACGGCGCGGGCGGCCCCCTGATCACCGGCCTCGTGGTCACCGCGGTGGCGTTGCCCGCCGCGTGGGCCACCGCCGCGCTCCGCCCCGCTTCCACCCAGCAGACAGAAGGAGTCCCAGCATGA
- a CDS encoding TetR/AcrR family transcriptional regulator: protein MTRVGTRRSSAETREHVLQVAHGLFYWQGIRAVGVDRIAAEAGVAPTTLYRLWASKDDLVAAYVERADRHYREWFDGALGPGSPREQILSLFDALAVQTQPDRCRGCPFQMALTEFPDPEIAVHRHAAANKAWVRARLGELTAGFPGHEALADQLAILMEGVYASAQALGAEGPARSARTLAEALLPPA from the coding sequence ATGACCAGGGTGGGAACGCGTCGTAGCTCCGCGGAGACGCGCGAGCACGTCCTGCAGGTGGCCCACGGCCTCTTCTACTGGCAGGGGATCCGCGCCGTCGGTGTCGACCGGATCGCGGCGGAGGCCGGGGTCGCCCCCACCACGCTCTACCGGCTCTGGGCCTCGAAGGACGACCTCGTGGCGGCCTACGTCGAGCGGGCGGACCGCCACTACCGCGAGTGGTTCGACGGCGCGCTCGGTCCCGGGAGCCCGCGGGAGCAGATCCTGTCGCTGTTCGACGCGCTCGCCGTGCAGACCCAGCCGGACCGCTGCCGGGGCTGCCCCTTCCAGATGGCGCTGACCGAGTTCCCGGACCCCGAGATCGCGGTGCACCGCCACGCCGCCGCCAACAAGGCCTGGGTGCGCGCGCGGCTGGGCGAGCTCACGGCGGGCTTCCCCGGCCACGAGGCGCTCGCCGACCAGCTCGCGATCCTCATGGAAGGGGTCTACGCCTCCGCGCAGGCCCTCGGGGCCGAGGGGCCCGCGCGGAGCGCACGCACGCTCGCGGAGGCGCTCCTGCCACCCGCTTAG